Proteins encoded together in one Anaerotignum propionicum DSM 1682 window:
- the fliI gene encoding flagellar protein export ATPase FliI — protein sequence MILFNELVDVIKRSNTISHIGKIENIVGMAIEASGRKASIGEISMIYNESEKRQIMAETVGFRDDRILLMPYESMKGVSAGTFVKNTNECLKIPVGEFLQGRIIDALGRPMDGLGEIKTNQYFPVDSIVTNPLTRPPIQEKMEFGVRAIDGLLTIGKGQRMGIFAGSGVGKSTLLGMLAKNVKTDINVIALVGERGREVREFIERDLGEEGLKRSVLVVATSDQSAMLRMKCPMVATAIAEYFKNQGKDVLLMMDSLTRFAMAQREIGLAIGEPPIARGYTPSIYAEMPKLLERTGNFKEGSITGIYTVLVEGDDTNDPIADTVRGIIDGHIVLSRKLANGNHFPAIDVNASISRLMSAIAAQGHLELASKLRDILSIYEKNSDLISIGAYKHGTNHKLDFAISKIDKINAFLKQGVNEKFSLEDTVKQMEEILK from the coding sequence ATGATATTGTTTAATGAATTGGTTGATGTCATAAAACGCTCCAATACCATAAGCCATATTGGAAAAATTGAAAATATTGTGGGTATGGCAATCGAGGCCTCCGGCAGAAAAGCCAGCATCGGCGAAATCAGTATGATTTATAACGAAAGCGAAAAAAGGCAGATTATGGCTGAAACGGTTGGCTTTCGGGATGATCGTATTTTGTTGATGCCCTATGAAAGCATGAAAGGGGTCTCCGCGGGAACCTTTGTTAAAAATACAAATGAATGCCTAAAAATACCCGTGGGGGAGTTTTTGCAGGGGCGGATTATTGATGCCCTTGGAAGACCCATGGATGGCTTAGGCGAAATTAAAACAAATCAGTATTTTCCTGTGGACAGCATTGTGACGAACCCATTGACCAGACCTCCCATACAGGAAAAAATGGAGTTTGGTGTAAGGGCCATTGATGGGTTGCTTACCATTGGCAAGGGTCAAAGAATGGGTATCTTTGCGGGAAGCGGTGTGGGAAAAAGCACCCTTTTGGGAATGCTTGCAAAAAACGTAAAAACGGATATTAATGTGATTGCATTAGTTGGAGAGCGTGGTAGAGAAGTTCGAGAATTCATTGAAAGAGACTTAGGGGAAGAGGGACTGAAACGTTCTGTATTGGTTGTTGCTACCTCTGACCAGTCCGCCATGCTTCGCATGAAGTGCCCCATGGTTGCCACTGCAATTGCGGAATACTTCAAAAATCAGGGGAAAGATGTATTGCTTATGATGGATTCCCTTACCAGATTTGCCATGGCTCAGCGAGAAATAGGCTTGGCCATTGGAGAACCGCCGATTGCAAGGGGATATACCCCTTCTATTTATGCAGAAATGCCCAAGCTTCTTGAGCGAACAGGCAATTTTAAGGAAGGTTCCATCACGGGAATTTATACGGTACTGGTGGAAGGGGATGATACCAATGACCCCATTGCCGATACGGTAAGAGGTATTATTGACGGGCATATCGTTCTGTCAAGAAAACTGGCGAACGGGAACCATTTCCCTGCCATTGATGTGAATGCAAGCATTTCAAGACTTATGAGTGCTATAGCGGCTCAAGGTCATTTGGAACTGGCTTCGAAATTAAGAGATATTCTCAGCATTTATGAGAAAAACAGCGACTTAATTTCTATTGGTGCCTATAAGCATGGAACAAACCATAAGCTGGATTTTGCGATTTCTAAGATTGATAAAATCAATGCATTTTTAAAACAGGGAGTAAATGAGAAATTTTCGCTAGAGGATACAGTGAAACAAATGGAAGAAATTTTAAAATAA
- a CDS encoding helix-turn-helix transcriptional regulator → MKKTKDSQDGELILHNRLKEARMENSLSQAQLAELVGVSRNTISSIETGQFNPTAKLALIICIALDKKFEELFYFI, encoded by the coding sequence TTGAAAAAGACGAAGGATAGTCAGGACGGAGAATTAATACTCCATAATCGTTTAAAGGAAGCAAGAATGGAGAATAGCCTGTCCCAAGCACAGCTTGCTGAACTGGTTGGAGTCTCTAGAAATACAATCAGTTCCATTGAAACAGGACAGTTTAATCCCACTGCAAAATTAGCTCTTATTATCTGCATTGCGTTGGATAAGAAATTTGAAGAATTATTCTATTTTATTTAA
- a CDS encoding FliH/SctL family protein yields the protein MILLHNEKSTINSFQFDQFGNDSKEVDSSNKAGSDIVLPSFEKELIEHTIEDNEIKEAEIENHDKSEESSILLKELEKREAQLLEKEKRIIEEANQQVEEMIKQAQLEAERIKENVFEQASQEGYQDGYQKAYQEHKEKMDEETAVFLLQLRDLIQAFEEEKTQLISQNIDELKELAISIAEKVIQISLKTSGEIIKKMIITATNKMKLKEWAKIYISKNDSALIVESNADLLDAISHLSEHIKIVVMEDSAPGTCIIELPDQIIDASASTQIENIRAIMKSAGRLGGNDIV from the coding sequence ATGATATTATTGCATAATGAGAAATCCACAATAAACTCCTTTCAGTTTGACCAGTTTGGAAATGATTCTAAAGAGGTTGATTCTTCAAACAAAGCAGGGTCTGATATTGTACTACCGAGTTTTGAAAAAGAACTCATAGAGCACACAATTGAAGACAATGAAATAAAAGAGGCAGAAATCGAGAACCACGACAAATCTGAAGAGAGCTCTATTCTTTTAAAAGAACTGGAAAAAAGAGAAGCACAGCTTCTAGAAAAAGAGAAAAGAATCATCGAAGAAGCCAACCAACAGGTGGAGGAAATGATAAAACAAGCCCAACTAGAGGCAGAAAGAATCAAAGAAAATGTTTTTGAGCAAGCCTCCCAAGAGGGATATCAGGATGGCTACCAAAAGGCATATCAAGAGCATAAAGAAAAAATGGATGAGGAAACAGCAGTTTTTCTTCTTCAATTAAGAGATTTGATTCAGGCCTTTGAAGAAGAAAAGACGCAGCTTATTTCACAAAATATTGATGAACTAAAGGAGCTGGCAATTTCCATTGCAGAGAAAGTTATACAGATTAGCTTAAAAACCAGCGGGGAAATCATTAAAAAGATGATTATAACCGCAACGAACAAAATGAAATTGAAAGAATGGGCTAAGATATATATTTCTAAAAACGACTCAGCCTTAATTGTAGAGTCAAATGCAGACCTGCTGGATGCCATTTCTCATTTGTCAGAGCATATTAAAATTGTAGTAATGGAGGACTCTGCCCCTGGAACTTGTATTATTGAGTTGCCGGATCAAATTATTGATGCCAGCGCCAGTACCCAAATTGAGAATATCAGGGCGATTATGAAGAGCGCCGGAAGGCTCGGAGGGAATGATATTGTTTAA
- a CDS encoding TAXI family TRAP transporter solute-binding subunit, whose amino-acid sequence MKKRLATLTALAVTAMMAFTGCGGGNNKPAEETGTDKPAGGAVELTLGTGGTTGTYYAVGGTMSTVLNNAMEYVNLKVVSTGASKANILDIDDKVSDVAIVQNDVMYYAYNGTDLFAAEGKFETFSAVAGIYDETCQIIAGSNITNIADLKGKTVNVGDAGSGVEFNATQILAAYGIDINKDINKVNGSFGDAADSIKDGKIDAAFITAGAPTTAVVDLAISKSINLLTIDDEHAAALIEQYPFYTKTTIPGGTYNGVKDDVQTLSVRATLIASNDTSEDTIYELTKALFENKDALASSNAKFAELDPALAVQGISVPFHPGAEKYFKEIGIN is encoded by the coding sequence ATGAAAAAGAGATTGGCAACTTTAACAGCTTTGGCTGTAACTGCGATGATGGCATTCACAGGCTGTGGCGGCGGCAACAATAAGCCTGCTGAGGAGACTGGTACTGACAAGCCCGCAGGCGGTGCGGTTGAATTGACATTAGGCACCGGTGGCACTACTGGTACCTACTATGCAGTTGGCGGAACAATGTCTACGGTATTAAACAATGCCATGGAATACGTTAATCTGAAGGTTGTTTCCACAGGTGCGTCCAAAGCCAATATTTTAGATATTGATGATAAGGTTTCTGATGTAGCAATCGTTCAGAATGATGTAATGTACTATGCGTACAATGGTACTGACCTTTTTGCGGCAGAAGGAAAATTTGAAACATTTTCCGCAGTTGCAGGCATTTATGATGAGACTTGTCAAATTATTGCAGGTTCCAATATTACCAACATTGCTGATTTAAAGGGAAAAACAGTAAACGTTGGTGACGCAGGCAGCGGTGTTGAGTTTAATGCGACACAGATTTTAGCAGCTTACGGTATTGACATTAACAAGGATATCAATAAAGTTAACGGCAGCTTTGGTGATGCCGCAGACTCCATTAAAGATGGTAAAATTGACGCTGCATTCATTACAGCAGGTGCACCTACTACAGCTGTAGTTGACTTGGCTATTTCTAAGAGCATCAACTTATTAACCATTGATGACGAGCATGCAGCAGCATTAATTGAACAATATCCTTTCTATACTAAAACAACGATTCCCGGCGGAACTTATAATGGCGTGAAAGACGATGTTCAGACATTAAGTGTTCGTGCAACCTTGATTGCTTCAAATGATACATCAGAAGATACCATTTATGAACTGACAAAAGCGCTCTTTGAAAATAAGGATGCACTGGCAAGCAGCAATGCAAAATTTGCAGAATTGGATCCAGCTTTAGCAGTACAGGGCATTTCCGTTCCATTCCATCCTGGTGCTGAAAAATACTTTAAAGAGATTGGTATTAACTAA
- the fliJ gene encoding flagellar export protein FliJ: MKKFSFQLESVMNFKNQRLENKKAEHANIIAMVNQQNVKIDSLLGKFKGVNFEFNQKKMAGISIIEAMEYSGFLYKLEVEIQREKRHLEVLQKREEEKRAEVVEVKIETSTLEKLKEKKLEQYNKEVQKSEELFIEEFVSRNL, encoded by the coding sequence ATGAAAAAGTTTAGTTTTCAGCTTGAGTCTGTTATGAATTTTAAAAATCAGCGGCTGGAAAACAAGAAAGCAGAACATGCCAATATCATTGCAATGGTGAATCAACAAAATGTGAAGATAGATTCACTTTTAGGAAAATTTAAGGGTGTAAATTTTGAGTTTAATCAAAAAAAGATGGCGGGAATTTCTATTATCGAGGCAATGGAGTATTCGGGATTTTTGTACAAGCTTGAGGTGGAAATACAGAGGGAAAAACGCCACCTTGAGGTATTGCAAAAAAGAGAAGAAGAAAAAAGAGCAGAAGTTGTAGAAGTGAAAATTGAGACCTCTACGTTAGAGAAGCTGAAAGAAAAAAAGCTGGAACAATATAATAAAGAAGTGCAAAAGAGTGAAGAACTATTTATTGAGGAATTTGTGTCAAGAAATTTATAG
- a CDS encoding M48 family metallopeptidase codes for MSTHTVQYGSIKIEFELIRKEVKYINLRVNKHGKVVVSAAKNVPLAIIKEFVETKSDWIITHLAEIEKLRQSIPPIGFYEGKTLYYLGKAYSLELSEGPAKIELQGETLSMTSQHITENALWEEYLHWLKEQGKIKFEEIMSGIYPLVEPYGISRPVIQIRNMKTLWGSCTTTGKTIRLNLQLMKAPEECIEQVILHELIHFRYRNHGNDFYALLNDLMPDWRDRKMALESKYKDYV; via the coding sequence ATGTCTACACACACAGTGCAATACGGAAGCATAAAAATAGAATTTGAGCTAATTCGCAAGGAAGTGAAATATATTAACCTTCGTGTAAACAAGCATGGAAAGGTTGTTGTTTCTGCTGCAAAAAATGTTCCCCTTGCAATTATAAAAGAATTTGTGGAAACAAAATCTGACTGGATCATTACACATCTTGCGGAAATAGAAAAACTACGTCAAAGTATACCCCCTATCGGTTTTTATGAGGGAAAAACCCTTTATTATCTTGGTAAGGCATACAGTTTGGAATTATCAGAAGGTCCTGCAAAAATAGAGTTACAAGGGGAAACCCTCTCTATGACCTCCCAGCATATCACAGAAAATGCATTGTGGGAGGAATATCTGCATTGGCTGAAGGAACAAGGGAAAATTAAGTTTGAGGAAATTATGTCTGGCATTTATCCTTTGGTTGAGCCCTATGGCATTTCTCGCCCAGTGATCCAAATTAGAAATATGAAGACACTTTGGGGTAGCTGTACCACAACAGGAAAAACCATTCGCCTGAACCTACAGTTAATGAAAGCACCAGAAGAATGCATTGAACAAGTTATCCTCCACGAGCTGATACATTTTCGCTACCGAAATCACGGAAATGATTTTTATGCTTTATTAAACGACCTAATGCCTGATTGGAGAGACAGAAAAATGGCACTCGAGTCGAAATATAAAGATTATGTGTGA
- a CDS encoding DUF6442 family protein — MNKDEILAKSRKENKDERDLFIGKTANENAYVAVTLVFSLLSIVLFLQKLIFDTAFADYRVFVLALLIGSSGQSVTTYYYDRQRKSILIAAFLEIIGAIACLISIIASGMGWI; from the coding sequence ATGAATAAAGATGAGATTTTAGCAAAAAGTCGAAAAGAAAACAAAGATGAACGTGACCTATTCATTGGAAAAACAGCAAACGAAAACGCATATGTGGCAGTAACCCTTGTGTTCTCGCTTTTAAGTATTGTGTTGTTTTTACAAAAGCTGATTTTTGACACAGCATTTGCCGATTATAGGGTTTTTGTGTTGGCACTTTTGATAGGTTCAAGTGGTCAGAGTGTAACAACGTATTATTATGACCGCCAGCGAAAATCAATCTTGATTGCGGCTTTTCTGGAAATTATTGGTGCCATCGCTTGTTTGATTTCAATTATAGCTAGTGGCATGGGGTGGATCTAA
- a CDS encoding MerR family transcriptional regulator — protein MEYSIKELSEMAGVSARTLRYYDEIGLLLPLHTNEAGYRFYGEKEVELLQQILFYKERGFGLEEIKSIVYEKDFDILFALHSHLEELENQKHRLEGLIDIVKKTISAKKGEREMCDKERFEIWKEKVIQENEEKYGQEVREKYGDVSMEEATQKMRDMTEGEYGKFKTLEEEILARLKEAVTQGITPESKEGKQIVLLHKDWLGMTWKSYSKEKHLGIVNMYVMDERFTAYYDKEIRGCAEFLRKSAVYWIEKL, from the coding sequence ATGGAATACAGCATAAAAGAATTATCGGAAATGGCAGGAGTTAGTGCACGCACCTTGCGATATTATGATGAGATTGGTTTACTTTTGCCTCTGCATACAAATGAGGCGGGATATCGATTTTACGGAGAAAAGGAAGTTGAGTTGTTACAGCAAATTCTTTTCTATAAGGAACGAGGCTTTGGGTTAGAGGAAATTAAAAGCATTGTTTATGAAAAAGATTTTGATATTCTTTTTGCCCTGCACAGCCATTTAGAGGAATTGGAAAACCAAAAACATAGGTTAGAAGGACTCATCGACATTGTGAAAAAGACAATTTCAGCAAAAAAAGGAGAGAGAGAAATGTGTGATAAGGAGCGTTTTGAAATCTGGAAGGAAAAAGTGATACAGGAAAATGAGGAGAAGTACGGTCAGGAGGTGCGAGAGAAATACGGTGATGTTTCTATGGAAGAAGCTACACAAAAAATGAGAGATATGACAGAAGGGGAATATGGGAAATTTAAAACGCTGGAGGAAGAAATCCTTGCAAGATTAAAGGAAGCAGTGACCCAAGGAATAACCCCTGAAAGCAAAGAAGGTAAACAAATTGTACTTTTGCATAAAGATTGGCTGGGTATGACTTGGAAAAGCTATTCCAAGGAGAAACATCTAGGTATAGTCAATATGTATGTGATGGATGAGCGCTTCACTGCCTATTATGACAAAGAGATTAGAGGTTGTGCTGAATTTTTGAGAAAATCAGCTGTTTACTGGATAGAAAAACTGTAA
- a CDS encoding manganese efflux pump → MFFSLLLAFSLSIDALGIGISYGLRRITFPAASKFLLALETFLMMEVFIMAGRGLALLLPSATGETLAPCFLLLFGLWLCLQGFRKAKEPPSPLASVHQPSVCDKDASQTLDPKETLLLGFILSLDSLGVGISAAASGMEIGKLPVFAAIFQVVFLSLGAFCGKKLTNTEKIRENLWTTISGGILIFIAILRLI, encoded by the coding sequence ATGTTTTTTAGTTTGCTCCTTGCCTTTTCTCTAAGTATAGATGCTTTGGGCATTGGCATTTCTTATGGATTGCGTCGCATCACATTCCCAGCCGCATCCAAATTTTTATTAGCATTAGAAACTTTTTTGATGATGGAAGTATTTATTATGGCAGGACGCGGGCTTGCACTGTTACTTCCCTCCGCCACGGGTGAGACCTTAGCGCCCTGTTTCTTACTTCTGTTCGGTCTATGGCTTTGCTTACAAGGGTTTCGGAAGGCGAAAGAACCGCCATCACCCTTGGCATCTGTTCATCAGCCTTCTGTTTGCGATAAAGATGCATCCCAAACTTTAGATCCTAAGGAGACCCTCCTCCTTGGTTTTATTCTTTCTCTGGATTCCTTGGGTGTTGGTATCAGTGCGGCAGCTTCCGGTATGGAAATCGGTAAGCTTCCAGTGTTTGCTGCTATTTTCCAAGTTGTTTTCCTCTCCCTTGGAGCTTTCTGTGGCAAAAAGCTTACAAATACTGAAAAGATTCGGGAAAACCTTTGGACTACGATATCCGGTGGTATTCTTATTTTTATCGCAATCCTACGACTGATATAA
- a CDS encoding TRAP transporter permease: MFKKKEKISLEEIAAFHEEVKGADLEAVMKKYDREANTRHFEGIPKIIVRCMLIGFALFMVYMNLFVNWGEQIRRCLFLGMVILLIFTIFPRKKGSKQKVNYIPWYDWILGIAGSGSFFYYVVNFNEILQKATRIGQLEVILGIIGILVLTEACRRVTGIPIILVATGFVIYAFSSGLPLRRIIYNLFYTTTGVIGVPIGVCSTFIVLFIIFGAFLEATGISNFFIQCANSIAGASSGGPAKVAVISSALCGMVSGSSVGNTVTTGSVTIPMMKKTGYPPEFAGAVEAAASTGGQIMPPIMGAAAFLMAEMCGVEYASIIQKAILPAFLYFSGIFLMVHFKAKKLKLMGVPKDELPKFGHLVKNIYLLLPLLILVYMIIDGYTMSRSAIFATLVAIAVSMFNKEHRMTVNGFFNALESGGKGTLSVAAACGMAGIIAGVVSMTGLGQIFISGIVSIAGSNLLIALMLTMVCCIILGMGVPTTANYIIMATTCAPILITGMNMDIIAANMFVFYFGIVADITPPVALAAYAGAAIAGANPMKTAFNATMLAIAAFIIPYVFAYNQALLFIDTTPLQVVQVVITSFIGMFAIAAGMIGYMFRDLKLIIRVLCIGCGLLLIHPGAFTDVIGISAIGAIVVMQLLENKKNLKTAV; encoded by the coding sequence GTGTTTAAAAAGAAAGAGAAAATATCTTTGGAAGAAATAGCTGCGTTCCACGAAGAAGTAAAAGGTGCGGACTTGGAAGCTGTTATGAAAAAGTATGATAGAGAAGCGAATACCCGTCATTTTGAGGGGATCCCTAAAATAATTGTTAGATGCATGCTCATTGGTTTTGCGTTATTTATGGTTTATATGAACCTATTTGTAAATTGGGGTGAACAGATTCGTCGTTGTTTATTTTTGGGAATGGTAATTCTACTGATATTTACTATTTTTCCAAGAAAAAAGGGTTCAAAACAAAAGGTGAATTATATTCCTTGGTATGATTGGATATTAGGGATAGCAGGTTCAGGAAGCTTTTTCTACTATGTTGTAAATTTCAATGAAATCCTGCAGAAGGCAACAAGAATTGGTCAGCTTGAGGTTATTTTGGGTATCATTGGTATTTTGGTATTGACGGAGGCTTGTCGCCGTGTAACAGGGATTCCTATTATTCTTGTAGCGACAGGGTTTGTTATTTATGCTTTTTCCAGCGGTCTGCCACTGAGAAGAATTATTTATAATTTGTTTTATACAACTACGGGCGTTATTGGTGTGCCTATTGGTGTATGCTCCACATTTATTGTGTTATTTATCATTTTTGGTGCATTTTTGGAGGCGACAGGAATATCTAATTTCTTCATTCAATGTGCAAATTCTATCGCCGGAGCAAGCTCAGGTGGCCCCGCAAAGGTTGCAGTTATTTCCAGTGCTTTGTGTGGTATGGTTTCCGGCAGTTCTGTAGGAAATACGGTTACAACAGGTAGCGTTACAATTCCTATGATGAAGAAAACAGGCTATCCCCCCGAATTTGCAGGAGCAGTTGAGGCAGCAGCATCTACCGGTGGGCAGATTATGCCTCCTATTATGGGGGCAGCAGCGTTTTTGATGGCCGAAATGTGTGGTGTGGAATATGCCAGCATTATACAGAAGGCTATATTACCTGCTTTCCTATATTTTTCAGGTATTTTCTTGATGGTTCATTTTAAGGCAAAAAAACTGAAATTAATGGGAGTTCCCAAGGATGAATTACCGAAGTTTGGTCACTTAGTGAAAAATATCTATTTGCTTCTTCCTTTGCTTATATTGGTATATATGATTATTGATGGGTATACCATGTCCCGCTCTGCAATTTTTGCAACATTGGTTGCCATTGCAGTTAGTATGTTTAATAAAGAGCATCGCATGACTGTAAACGGCTTTTTCAATGCTTTGGAAAGCGGTGGCAAGGGTACGTTATCGGTTGCGGCGGCTTGCGGTATGGCGGGCATCATTGCCGGCGTTGTAAGTATGACCGGCTTGGGTCAAATTTTCATTTCGGGAATTGTTTCGATCGCCGGAAGTAATTTGCTTATCGCACTAATGCTGACTATGGTTTGTTGTATAATTTTGGGTATGGGTGTTCCAACCACGGCAAACTACATTATTATGGCTACAACTTGTGCGCCGATTTTAATTACGGGTATGAACATGGATATCATTGCTGCAAATATGTTTGTGTTCTATTTTGGTATTGTTGCAGATATTACACCACCAGTTGCTTTAGCGGCATATGCCGGTGCGGCAATTGCCGGTGCAAATCCTATGAAAACGGCTTTTAACGCAACGATGCTTGCCATTGCAGCTTTTATCATTCCATATGTGTTTGCATATAACCAAGCTTTATTGTTTATAGATACAACACCTTTACAGGTTGTTCAGGTGGTCATCACTTCCTTTATTGGTATGTTTGCTATTGCAGCTGGTATGATTGGATATATGTTTAGAGATTTAAAGCTTATTATCCGTGTGCTTTGTATCGGATGTGGATTATTACTGATTCACCCAGGTGCTTTTACAGATGTTATTGGGATTTCGGCAATTGGTGCTATTGTTGTAATGCAATTGCTTGAAAATAAAAAGAATCTAAAAACTGCGGTTTAA
- the fliG gene encoding flagellar motor switch protein FliG has translation MAKDNAITPEQKAAAVVISLGAEKAAQVYKYLTEDEVQRLTIEVAKLGFLPAETTESILDEFYKNCMLHKVVTEGGIDYARSVLEKAFGEDVAHALLGKVEKTLKSKVFSFLSKYDDLSIFSILNNERPQTIALVLSYMDSGRAANIIAGLPEQRKISVVEAIAKMDSAAPEAMKIVEREIEKKLSSVMTTDYTKIGGIDYIAEVMNYVDRGDEKYIFDELSKKDVELVEEIRKKMFVFEDIVGMDNLSIQRVIREVDQKDLVYALKGAQGEVANVMFANMSARMTETIKSELEITTNVRVKDVEDAQQRIVAVVRKLEDAGQIVISKGGKDDIIA, from the coding sequence GTGGCGAAGGATAATGCGATAACGCCGGAACAAAAGGCTGCTGCTGTAGTTATCTCCCTTGGAGCAGAAAAAGCGGCGCAGGTTTATAAATATTTAACAGAGGACGAAGTACAAAGATTGACCATCGAAGTGGCGAAATTGGGCTTTTTGCCGGCGGAAACCACGGAAAGTATTTTAGATGAATTTTATAAAAACTGCATGCTTCACAAGGTTGTTACAGAGGGTGGTATTGATTATGCCAGAAGTGTTTTAGAGAAAGCCTTTGGTGAGGATGTAGCCCATGCTTTATTGGGTAAGGTGGAGAAAACCTTGAAAAGCAAGGTATTCTCTTTCCTAAGTAAATATGATGATTTATCTATTTTTTCCATATTGAACAATGAAAGGCCTCAAACCATTGCTTTGGTGCTTTCCTATATGGATTCAGGCAGAGCGGCAAATATTATTGCGGGCTTACCTGAGCAAAGAAAAATCAGCGTAGTAGAGGCTATTGCAAAAATGGACAGTGCTGCGCCTGAGGCCATGAAGATTGTAGAGCGGGAGATTGAGAAAAAGCTTTCTTCCGTAATGACCACAGACTATACCAAAATTGGTGGTATTGATTATATTGCCGAAGTTATGAATTATGTGGACAGAGGCGATGAAAAATATATCTTTGATGAGCTTAGCAAGAAAGACGTTGAGCTTGTTGAAGAAATTCGCAAGAAAATGTTTGTATTTGAAGATATCGTTGGCATGGACAACCTGTCTATTCAAAGAGTTATTCGTGAGGTTGATCAGAAAGACCTTGTTTATGCACTTAAGGGTGCGCAAGGCGAGGTTGCAAATGTTATGTTTGCAAATATGTCTGCTCGTATGACAGAAACCATTAAATCTGAACTTGAGATTACAACCAATGTGCGTGTGAAGGATGTTGAGGATGCACAGCAGAGAATTGTTGCTGTGGTCAGAAAACTTGAGGATGCAGGTCAGATTGTAATTTCTAAGGGCGGAAAGGATGATATTATTGCATAA
- a CDS encoding DUF1850 domain-containing protein, translating into MVAIIAIIIATAIFLVNHTEDCLILRNGRTGKILASYPMEEGGEFSVRFKHSVNKSPVEDRYRIENGGIVVYQTVYYNFGAGVQTELEEGQTLTYGKDGSMIISGIDKPIADLSYNVSPVYDHILLINGEEVSLRQLCGKERTVSFFYEKGTEKQSAEN; encoded by the coding sequence GTGGTTGCAATAATAGCTATTATTATTGCAACTGCTATTTTTCTTGTGAACCATACAGAAGATTGCCTGATATTGCGGAACGGGAGAACAGGCAAAATTCTCGCAAGTTACCCCATGGAAGAAGGCGGGGAATTTTCTGTGCGATTCAAACATTCTGTGAATAAGTCTCCGGTAGAAGACCGGTATCGGATTGAAAATGGAGGAATTGTTGTATATCAAACGGTATACTATAATTTCGGCGCAGGGGTACAAACTGAGTTGGAAGAAGGGCAAACATTAACTTACGGAAAAGATGGCTCTATGATTATTTCCGGAATTGATAAGCCCATTGCCGATCTTTCCTATAATGTTAGCCCTGTGTATGACCACATTTTACTGATAAATGGGGAAGAGGTTAGCCTACGTCAGCTTTGTGGCAAAGAAAGAACTGTTTCTTTTTTCTATGAAAAAGGAACAGAAAAGCAAAGTGCAGAGAACTGA